In Calditrichota bacterium, the genomic stretch CTCTCCCTTGTGATTATTTTGCACCATTTTCCGCAGCGAATCATTGGCGGCTTTCAGCGCTTCCAAATCTTTTTTGAGTTCAAACGCGTCCGGAGGTTTGGGACGCCACACAACTTTAACTCCGCGAATCGACTCATCAGTAACGCCAATCTCTCCTTTTCCATAACGATTTCGCAATGCCAAAGCACGCTCCAATTTTTTTGCCTGATCAATTGCATGAGACAGTTTCGAATTTTTCGGCAGCCCTTTCCAGGGCAACTGGTCGGCGCCGCCCAGAAAAGTAACCACGATATCGTCGCGTTGCATCAAACTGTCCAAAAACTGTAACGCTTTTTTGTCAACGGTCTCGTCATTAAAATCAGCGCTACCCGGCTTATTTGTCTTTATCCACAAAGACCCTGACTGCTGCGCAAATATGCTCGCCGCCATGAAGAAAGTGAAAATGATGAATAACCCAATTGTTGTCCGTCTGCTGCTCATGATGAAAATCCCACAAATAGTTGTTTCCCGATGAAAAATAATTTAATTTATTGTTTTTTCTAATGTTTAATCATTTTCTATCTACAATACAGCAAATTTTGTACCACCATTTTAACGAAAACACATCGAAAAATGAAATTTCATTAACCATTGTTTAAATTCGGATAAAATCCTTTCATCTTATTGGGGTTTTCTTTCTAATATATCATATTGATTCTATTTATGTTATGACTTTTATTTATCGTCTGATTCTCTTGTTTTCAGCCGGAATCAATTAATCATTTAAATATTTTTTGTTTCCTTCATTTCAAAACAAATATGGTCAAAGACAAATTTATTGCAAATTATTAACCAGCTAATTGTCTAATTTTTTAGTTGATAAATCAATTCCTTATTCTGTCGCTTCAACATTCGCGCCCCAGTTTAAAAATTCAAAAATTGCTAAAGTTAATAGACAATTCGACATAATTATCCATAATTTACTATTAGTTATCGTTTTCATTATTAATATATCCTTAAATTTCAAAAGAATAGTGCTGCCAATCACATTTAACAATTTTTTAATAATTCCGTTTATCGCCGGCATTGAATATAATTTCTATTTTCAAATTGAAATCAGACAACTTTCCACTTGCAACGAAACAAGGAATTGTTTTGTGATAATTATTGCTATATTTTGTTCTTTTATGAAGATTTTCTGAACGACAAAAATCGCGACATAAAAACCTGACCTGTGAACGACATGCCATCGCATCAATCTGATTTATTGAGTTCAATGCGGTGTATTGACTTGAAACAAAAAAGAAGAGTAAGTTACATGTTTCCAAAATAGCAAATAAGATTTTTTCAAAAAAGGTTAGAATTGATCCCTGTAACTGCACCTTGTTTTTTAAGAAATTACTTTCTTTTTGTTGCTAATTTCTAAACCAATGGAACTGTTAATTTTCATTTTAGACTTAATTATTTGTTTCATATAATGATGGCATATTTTTTGATGTATGTTGAAAGATTTTAGCAGACTAACTCCCATTATGCAAACATCCGTTAGGGTCATTCCATTTGACCCAAAACCAACTTACGATGACAACGACATGGCAAACTATCAACGAAAAACACTTTTTTTTATTTTGCTTCTCACACATTTCATTTTGAAAAGCAGCGCTGTTTGTTTTTCAAAAGAAACGGGAAAGTCATTAAAAATTTTGCAAAGTAGTCAAAATCAACTAAAGTTCGAAATCAGCGCCCGAAATTATCAGATAGAAAATAGAAAATCTGCGGGCAAAGTTTTTAAATCGATTTCAATTCCCAATTTCGCCCAGACCTTTGAACCAGACAAGCCGCAGTTGCCGGTAAAAGCCGTTCTTTTTGCGCTTCCCCCGTCGGGAAATGTCACGCTCCAAGTCCGGTTGTCGGATCCGATCTCATTGGGCTCGCTGAACATCGCGGCGACGCCGCGGTGGGGCACAAAGCAGAAGGTTTTTGAAAATGGGGACGTAAAAACTTCACCCGACCTGATTACGAAGACTCTTCCGTCCGGCAAATCATTCCCAACAAATTCATTTTATCCACCGCAAGCAGTGGCTTTGGACACTTCAATTTACCTGCGCGGACAAAGATTGGGGCGCATTCGCTTTTTTCCGGTACGTTACAATCCCGCAACAGGCGAAACGAAAATTTTCCCGAAAGCGACCATCATTGTCAGATTTTCTTCTCCGAAAAAATTGGCTAATAATTTTAGCAGCCGTTTGAAAAGCGCGCCATTTGAAAAAATTCTCCAAAAAACTGTCGTCAATTATGATAAATCGAAATCGTGGCGCATTATTGACAATTCGACGGCAGTCGTGGGCAAAAATCACTATCGTTTTTCTGAAAACGAGTGGTACAAAATTTTCATTGACGACGACGCTATTTATCGCATTTACAGCAGCGATTTAGAAACAGCGGGACTTCAATTGGCTGGCGTTGATCCGAGAAATATCCGTATGTTTAATAAAGGAACGGAAATTCCCATTTTCATCGCCGGCGAGAAAGACGGGCAATTTGACGAATCCGATTACATTGAATTTTTTGGCGCCGCCGAAAAAGGCCGATACACCAGGAATAATATTTATTGGCTGACTGTCGGTGAGGAAAAAGGAAAAAGAATTCAACTCTGCGACAGTGAACCTGACAGCACATTCCCCATCGTGAAGCGGTCGATTTACAAAAAACATTATGAGAAAAACGAACTCTACTACACCAGCATTGCCAACGGCCAATACGAAGACCACTGGTTCTGGGAAAAATTGACCGCGCCGACGCAGAAAGAAATTGAGTTCTACCTCAACGATCTGGTAACTGTTTCCGCTCTTCCGGCGCGGTTCACTATTGAATTTCGCGGTGTGACCCACATGGTGCAAAATCCGGATCACCATGCGAAAATTTTCATCAACGGCGAACAAATTTTAGATGTAAAATGGGACGGACAGGACAAAAAACAAGCGCAGGCGAACATTAATCAGGGAGTTTTTCGTGAGGGAAAAAATATTTTGACCATCGAGTTGCCTGGCGACACTGAAGCGGCGGCGGACGTGGTTTTATTGAATTGGTTCAGAACAGAATTCTGGCGCGAGCACGATGCACGCGGTAATTTTTTCGGATTCTGGGGAAAAGAAACTCCTGGTTTTTTTCACTACGAAATCAGCAATTTGTCTTCCGATGAAATGCTCGTTTACGATATTACTGATTCCGTCAATACGCGAAAATTCATCAATTTTCGCTATGAAGATTATGGTTCGTCTCGTCGCCTGACTTTTCAGGATTCTGCTGAATCGCGACATTATCTGGCTATCTCTCCCGAGCACACAAAAAAGCCGGCGCTGATTGAAAAAGATCATTTTTCGCAGCTTCTCTCTCCCAACAATCAGGCGGACTACATCATCATCACGCATCGCAATTTTGAACAAAATATTGCGCCATTAGCGAGTTTCCGACAAAATCAGGGATTGAACGTCGCTACGGTTCGCGTGGATGATATTTACGACGAATTAAATTACGGCATCAAAGACCCGGCGGCGATTAAAAATTTTCTAAAATATGCCTACTTTCACTGGACGCCGCCGGCGCCGACATACGTTTTGTTGGTCGGAGATGCGAGTTATGATTTCAAAAACTACACGGGCAACAGCCTGACTGATTTCATGCCGACACACCTTTTTGAAAGCGCAACAATTCACACCGAGACTTCTTCTGACAACTGGTTTGTGTGTCTGCAAGGCGAAGATAATTTGCCGGAGATGTTCATTGGGCGGCTACCGGTTCGCAGCAACAATTTTCTCGATTTGATAATTCAAAAAATAATTCATTACGAATCCTCTCCCCCGCCAGGCAGATGGAACAGAAAAACCATTTTTGTCGCTGACAACAAAGACAACGGCGGTCCGTTCGAAGATGTGTCCGAGTCATTTATCGCTAATTATCTGCCCGATAATTTTGACGTTTTACGAGTCTATCTTCGCGATTATCTTTCGGAAGATCAAGCCCGCGCCGCGATCATTGACGGCATCAATTACGGCTGTCTCATTGTCAACTATCTCGGTCATGGCTCGCCGAGCACCTGGGCTTCCGAAAACATTTTTAATCGCACTGACGTTCTTTCCCTCAATAACGGAGATAAATTGCCCATTTTGGTAACCATGTCCTGCATGAACGGCTATTTTCAACATGCGCAGGAGCCATATTGTTTGGCAGAAGAGTTTCTCAATGCCAGCATGGGCGGAGCCGTCGCCTGTCTTTCGCCAAGCGGATTTGGCTACACCGCCGCTGACCAGTATCTGGGCGACGGACTTTACCAATCGCTTTTGCAGGACCGCGACAACATTTTGGGTTCCGTCGTTGTCAAAGGAAAAATTTCCATTTTCGCTTCGGGCGGAGCCGTTTTCAGCGATCATATTGATTTTTACAATTTATTCGGAGATCCGGCTTTGAAAATCAATATTCCCTCGCTCGCATTTGCCGTCAAACCGGATTGGAATTTGATTTCGCTGCCCCGCGCTCCGGCGCACGCTTCTATCGATTCGGCGCTTGAATCAGTAAAAAATAGCTGGCAAAAAATTATGGCCTTCGAGGACAATCACTGGATCGGCGCAGACGCGCAAATTCCTTCTGAATTCTGGACATTGAAAGAACTCAAAACAGGCCGAGGCTACTGGCTGCAATCAACGTCTGAAGGACTCATTTCCGTAGACGGCGCTGAAAAAACCAGCATCATTCCGCTCACTCCGGGGTGGAATTTAGTCGGTTACCCAACTGTTGAATCTCATGGTCTTTCTGCGGCGCTGCAAACGGTTCAGGGAAATTGGGAAAAAATTCTCCATTACGCAGACGGTCAATGGTACGGCGCAGATGCAAATTTACCAGACCAATTCTGGACATTGAATCAACTCAAACCTGGCGCCGGATATTGGCTCAAAATGTCGCGGGCGGACACGCTCATTGTGTCACGCATTCCCGTTTACAACAACGCGCCGCAAAATCCGCTGCAGGCAGCGCCAAAAACGAATGCGCTCATTTCTTCCGCCGCAAAAGAGATCAATTTGGCGGCAACTAATAGCGATGAATATTACAAGCTCACCGTGCCCATGCCTTCGGGCTATTTCGGCAGCGTTTACGTGCGCAATCTTCCGGCGCCGCGCGGGACGCGCATTTCCTCGTGGCTTGACGGCAAACATTTTCCGCCGGATGCAATCGTAAAAAATGACGGCAAATACAATTTGTTTCTCGTCAGCGGGGATAATCCCAAAACCACGGCAATCGAGGGAGCGGCTCAAGGCGAAGAAATTATCTTCAAAATTCATTTGCCTTCCGGCGAAATTTTCCAATCGGACACTCGCGGCGTCTGGGAAGAAGCAGTGAACCATCGGCTGGATTTGTTTGCGCTGACCGACGCTGATTCTTTGAAATCGCCGTTGAAAATTCAATTTCGCGTGGACAACAAAATCGTTAATTCTGAGACCGTCGCCGGGGATCCGATTCCGGCTGATGCAACCATTTTCATCGACATCGTCAGCGAACAAATCCCGTTGGCAAATGACGACATTCAAATTTGTCTCAATGCTCTTCCGCTGACTGAAGACAAATTTTTCGTTGAAAAGACCGGAAATCAACATGCCAGTCAATTTCGAATTTCAATGCCGGTGGCAAACATTGAATCCGGCGAGTATGTGCTGAAAGCAATTGTCCACAATGTCAGCTTACTTCCTAACGACAGATACGCAGAATTTAGCTTTCGTATTTGCTCGGATTTATCGCTGGAAAAAGTTGTCAATTTTCCCAATCCCATGCAGGATGAAACAAAATTTACTTATTACTTGCTAAACAAATTTCCGGCAGACGTCTGCATTAAAATTTACACAATTTCCGGCAGATTAATTCGTACCATTCGCGGCGCTAACGGAGAAGTTGGCTACAATGAGACCTACTGGGACGGCGCTGATGAATTCGGCGACCCCATTGCTAATGGCGTTTATTTTTACAAAATCATTGCCAAAGACCAGCAGCAGAAAACCGAGTGCGTAGAAAAATTAGTAAAAATTCAATAGCAAATTTTTGCGGGAGTGCAATTAACTTGATCCCTTCGGCGCAAAAAATATTCCGTTTGGCGAAAGTAATTTTATTCGCGTTTTTGCTGGCAACGAATGTTGCCTTCGGACAAAAATATACCGCGGATTTTTTGAACATTGGCATTGGCGCCAGAGCGCTGGCACTGGGCGGAGCTTACAGCGCGATTGCCAATGATGCGTCGGCGGTTTACTGGAATCCGGCCGGATTGGCGCAGCTCGCTTCTCCCGAAATGTCGCTCATGCATTCCAGCCAGTTTTCCGATCTGCTGCAAGCAAATTTCGTCAATTTTATCTTTCCGACAAAATCCGGCAGGGCTTTCGGAATCAGCTATTTTCGCGTCGGCGTGGAAGACATTCCCATGGCAACCCAGCTCGATGAATTCCACAGGCCCATCATTGAAAAATATTTCCAGGATCTGGAACATGCTATTTTTCTCTCTTTTGCCAGCAAAGTGAAGAAAAATCTTTTCATCGGCGGAAATCTGAAAACCTTGTACCAGCAAGTCGCTGACCATTCCGCATTGGGATTTGGCTTTGACCTGGGGGCGCTCTATCAATTTTCACCCAAATTTTCGGTCGGTGCGTGTCTGCAAGATGCGACCGGAACTTATTTGTTCTGGGACACCGGCAGTCGGGAAATGCGAAACCCCAATATTTTAGTTTCCGTTTCTCTCGCCGATAAAGTGCCGTTTTTGACCGGAAAAATTCGCGCCGCAATCGGACAGACGATTCGCTTCGAGGGC encodes the following:
- a CDS encoding T9SS type A sorting domain-containing protein, translated to MQTSVRVIPFDPKPTYDDNDMANYQRKTLFFILLLTHFILKSSAVCFSKETGKSLKILQSSQNQLKFEISARNYQIENRKSAGKVFKSISIPNFAQTFEPDKPQLPVKAVLFALPPSGNVTLQVRLSDPISLGSLNIAATPRWGTKQKVFENGDVKTSPDLITKTLPSGKSFPTNSFYPPQAVALDTSIYLRGQRLGRIRFFPVRYNPATGETKIFPKATIIVRFSSPKKLANNFSSRLKSAPFEKILQKTVVNYDKSKSWRIIDNSTAVVGKNHYRFSENEWYKIFIDDDAIYRIYSSDLETAGLQLAGVDPRNIRMFNKGTEIPIFIAGEKDGQFDESDYIEFFGAAEKGRYTRNNIYWLTVGEEKGKRIQLCDSEPDSTFPIVKRSIYKKHYEKNELYYTSIANGQYEDHWFWEKLTAPTQKEIEFYLNDLVTVSALPARFTIEFRGVTHMVQNPDHHAKIFINGEQILDVKWDGQDKKQAQANINQGVFREGKNILTIELPGDTEAAADVVLLNWFRTEFWREHDARGNFFGFWGKETPGFFHYEISNLSSDEMLVYDITDSVNTRKFINFRYEDYGSSRRLTFQDSAESRHYLAISPEHTKKPALIEKDHFSQLLSPNNQADYIIITHRNFEQNIAPLASFRQNQGLNVATVRVDDIYDELNYGIKDPAAIKNFLKYAYFHWTPPAPTYVLLVGDASYDFKNYTGNSLTDFMPTHLFESATIHTETSSDNWFVCLQGEDNLPEMFIGRLPVRSNNFLDLIIQKIIHYESSPPPGRWNRKTIFVADNKDNGGPFEDVSESFIANYLPDNFDVLRVYLRDYLSEDQARAAIIDGINYGCLIVNYLGHGSPSTWASENIFNRTDVLSLNNGDKLPILVTMSCMNGYFQHAQEPYCLAEEFLNASMGGAVACLSPSGFGYTAADQYLGDGLYQSLLQDRDNILGSVVVKGKISIFASGGAVFSDHIDFYNLFGDPALKINIPSLAFAVKPDWNLISLPRAPAHASIDSALESVKNSWQKIMAFEDNHWIGADAQIPSEFWTLKELKTGRGYWLQSTSEGLISVDGAEKTSIIPLTPGWNLVGYPTVESHGLSAALQTVQGNWEKILHYADGQWYGADANLPDQFWTLNQLKPGAGYWLKMSRADTLIVSRIPVYNNAPQNPLQAAPKTNALISSAAKEINLAATNSDEYYKLTVPMPSGYFGSVYVRNLPAPRGTRISSWLDGKHFPPDAIVKNDGKYNLFLVSGDNPKTTAIEGAAQGEEIIFKIHLPSGEIFQSDTRGVWEEAVNHRLDLFALTDADSLKSPLKIQFRVDNKIVNSETVAGDPIPADATIFIDIVSEQIPLANDDIQICLNALPLTEDKFFVEKTGNQHASQFRISMPVANIESGEYVLKAIVHNVSLLPNDRYAEFSFRICSDLSLEKVVNFPNPMQDETKFTYYLLNKFPADVCIKIYTISGRLIRTIRGANGEVGYNETYWDGADEFGDPIANGVYFYKIIAKDQQQKTECVEKLVKIQ
- a CDS encoding UPF0164 family protein; protein product: MAKVILFAFLLATNVAFGQKYTADFLNIGIGARALALGGAYSAIANDASAVYWNPAGLAQLASPEMSLMHSSQFSDLLQANFVNFIFPTKSGRAFGISYFRVGVEDIPMATQLDEFHRPIIEKYFQDLEHAIFLSFASKVKKNLFIGGNLKTLYQQVADHSALGFGFDLGALYQFSPKFSVGACLQDATGTYLFWDTGSREMRNPNILVSVSLADKVPFLTGKIRAAIGQTIRFEGRSPENLYSIGNVAGVDLNAGLEYEIFQTISLRIGKERNHLTAGAGMKFSFFSVDYAFVSYDLGNAHRISGNIFF